One genomic region from Rosa rugosa chromosome 1, drRosRugo1.1, whole genome shotgun sequence encodes:
- the LOC133731184 gene encoding receptor-like protein 3: MTCIDWWNGGSSLEINKMKPNKVTFSKDMKNDVPTTLLIFLCQWVFIMLFLPSCASASCDQVDRDALLSLDFKASSPLNWSASSDCCLWEGILCGPDDRVLHLWLPGRGLSGSVSPAITNLTYLTHLNLSQNTLLGVLPDGLFSFLFHLQVLDLSFNRLNGHLPISSNEASKLQIVDLSSNYFNGTIPSVTSGSLTIFNVSKNSFAGSIPISVFCKNGSNHNNLTFVDLSFNRFTDPIPTGLASCSKLQVFRAGFNALTGHLPDDIFGLADLQQLSLPVNRLSGPIGNGIVGLTNLKILELYSNQFVGDIPSQIGNLVRLEKLVLHSNNLTGAIPPSLTNCTNLSTLNLRVNNLTGELSAFNFSTFQLLTTLDLGNNNFTGKLPQSLYSCKSLTAIRLASNNLQGQILPEIVALESLAFLSISNNNLTNATGAFMVLMGCKNLTTLVLTKSFLLEPLPNDESLADLDGFHKLQVLAMGGCKFTGQVPTWIAKLKSLQVLDLAFNLITGSIPGWLGSLPKLFYMDLSNNLLTGGFPEELCRMPSLTSKEADDKVESVVWVFIMLFLPSCASASCDQVDRDALLSLDFKASSPLNWSASSDCCLWEGILCGPDDRVLHLWLPGRGLSGSVSPAITNLTYLTHLNLSQNTLLGVLPDGLFSFLFHLQVLDLSFNRLNGHLPISSNEASKLQIVDLSSNYFNGTIPSVTSGSLTIFNVSKNSFAGSIPISVFCKNGSNHNNLTFVDLSFNRFTDPIPTGLASCSKLQVFRAGFNALTGHLPDDIFGLADLQQLSLPVNRLSGPIGNGIVGLTNLKILELYSNQFVGDIPSQIGNLVRLEKLVLHSNNLTGAIPPSLTNCTNLSTLNLRVNNLTGELSAFNFSTFQLLTTLDLGNNNFTGKLPQSLYSCKSLTAIRLASNNLQGQILPEIVALESLAFLSISNNNLTNATGAFMVLMGCKNLTTLVLTKSFLLEPLPNDESLADLDGFHKLQVLAMGGCKFTGQVPTWIAKLKSLQVLDLAFNLITGSIPGWLGSLPKLFYMDLSNNLLTGGFPEELCRMPSLTSKEADDKVEKRSYLELPVSVMSRNGTNQQYNHFSQLPPTLYLGWNSLSGNIPIEIGQLKFLHELDLSHNNFSGSIPVQISNLSNLEKLDLSYNHLSGAIPASLTALNFLSFFSIAYNDLQGFVPSGGQFSTFTISSFEGNPRLCGYQTAQQSCSLSPPSPPVFAGTQRSSNKILSALIFGITFSIFLV, encoded by the exons ATGACATGTATAGATTGGTGGAATGGTGGTAGTAGTTTGGAGATAAACAAGATGAAACCCAACAAAGTAACCTTTTCCAAGGACATGAAGAATGATGTCCCAACAACATTGCTAATCTTTCTGTGTCAGTGGGTTTTCATTATGTTGTTTCTCCCTTCCTGTGCCTCTGCTTCTTGTGATCAAGTGGATCGTGACGCTCTCTTATCCTTAGATTTCAAGGCCTCATCACCATTGAATTGGTCTGCTTCCTCGGACTGTTGCCTTTGGGAAGGAATACTCTGTGGTCCGGATGATCGAGTCCTCCATCTATGGTTGCCTGGGAGAGGCTTAAGCGGTTCAGTCTCCCCAGCTATCACCAACCTCACATATCTCACCCACCTCAATCTTTCCCAGAATACCCTGTTGGGTGTACTTCCAGATGGCTTGTTTTCCTTCCTCTTTCACCTCCAAGTTCTAGACTTGAGTTTCAATCGTCTCAACGGCCACTTACCAATTTCATCTAATGAAGCCAGCAAGCTTCAGATTGTAGACTTGTCCAGCAATTACTTCAATGGAACAATCCCATCTGTGACTTCAGGCTCTCTAACCATTTTCAATGTCAGCAAAAACAGCTTTGCTGGCTCCATTCCCATCTCTGTTTTCTGCAAAAATGGCAGCAATCACAACAACCTCACCTTTGTGGACTTATCCTTCAACAGATTTACTGATCCAATTCCTACTGGACTCGCCTCTTGTTCCAAGCTCCAGGTCTTCCGCGCAGGCTTCAATGCTCTCACTGGTCATCTCCCTGATGACATTTTTGGCCTTGCTGATCTCCAACAGCTTTCTCTGCCCGTCAATCGCTTATCAGGACCCATTGGCAATGGCATTGTAGGTTTAACCAATCTGAAGATCCTGGAGCTCTACTCAAACCAATTCGTGGGGGATATACCCAGCCAAATTGGTAACCTTGTCAGGTTGGAGAAGCTGGTCCTCCACAGCAACAACCTCACAGGTGCCATACCTCCATCTCTTACCAACTGCACAAATCTGTCCACCTTGAATTTGCGGGTCAACAACTTAACAGGAGAGCTCTCCGCCTTCAATTTCTCTACGTTCCAACTCCTCACCACACTTGACCTTGGCAACAATAACTTCACTGGTAAGTTACCGCAAAGCCTCTACTCGTGCAAGTCACTGACAGCAATTAGATTGGCCAGCAATAATCTCCAAGGGCAGATATTACCTGAAATAGTTGCACTAGAATCCCTTGCTTTCCTCTCCATCTCTAACAACAACTTAACCAATGCCACCGGGGCCTTTATGGTTCTAATGGGTTGCAAGAATCTCACCACTCTGGTCCTCACCAAGAGTTTTCTGTTGGAACCTTTGCCAAATGATGAAAGCCTAGCAGACCTAGATGGATTTCACAAACTCCAAGTTCTTGCTATGGGTGGTTGCAAGTTTACAGGTCAAGTGCCCACCTGGATAGCCAAGCTTAAAAGCCTTCAAGTCTTGGACCTGGCATTTAACCTTATAACAGGCTCTATTCCAGGTTGGTTGGGTAGTCTACCCAAGCTATTCTACATGGACTTGTCCAATAATCTTCTTACGGGAGGATTCCCTGAGGAGCTCTGCAGGATGCCATCTTTGACATCAAAAGAGGCCGATGATAAAGTGGaaagtgttgta TGGGTTTTCATTATGTTGTTTCTCCCTTCCTGTGCCTCTGCTTCTTGTGATCAAGTGGATCGTGACGCTCTCTTATCCTTAGATTTCAAGGCCTCATCACCATTGAATTGGTCTGCTTCCTCGGACTGTTGCCTTTGGGAAGGAATACTCTGTGGTCCGGATGATCGAGTCCTCCATCTATGGTTGCCTGGGAGAGGCTTAAGCGGTTCAGTCTCCCCAGCTATCACCAACCTCACATATCTCACCCACCTCAATCTTTCCCAGAATACCCTGTTGGGTGTACTTCCAGATGGCTTGTTTTCCTTCCTCTTTCACCTCCAAGTTCTAGACTTGAGTTTCAATCGTCTCAACGGCCACTTACCAATTTCATCTAATGAAGCCAGCAAGCTTCAGATTGTAGACTTGTCCAGCAATTACTTCAATGGAACAATCCCATCTGTGACTTCAGGCTCTCTAACCATTTTCAATGTCAGCAAAAACAGCTTTGCTGGCTCCATTCCCATCTCTGTTTTCTGCAAAAATGGCAGCAATCACAACAACCTCACCTTTGTGGACTTATCCTTCAACAGATTTACTGATCCAATTCCTACTGGACTCGCCTCTTGTTCCAAGCTCCAGGTCTTCCGCGCAGGCTTCAATGCTCTCACTGGTCATCTCCCTGATGACATTTTTGGCCTTGCTGATCTCCAACAGCTTTCTCTGCCCGTCAATCGCTTATCAGGACCCATTGGCAATGGCATTGTAGGTTTAACCAATCTGAAGATCCTGGAGCTCTACTCAAACCAATTCGTGGGGGATATACCCAGCCAAATTGGTAACCTTGTCAGGTTGGAGAAGCTGGTCCTCCACAGCAACAACCTCACAGGTGCCATACCTCCATCTCTTACCAACTGCACAAATCTGTCCACCTTGAATTTGCGGGTCAACAACTTAACAGGAGAGCTCTCCGCCTTCAATTTCTCTACGTTCCAACTCCTCACCACACTTGACCTTGGCAACAATAACTTCACTGGTAAGTTACCGCAAAGCCTCTACTCGTGCAAGTCACTGACAGCAATTAGATTGGCCAGCAATAATCTCCAAGGGCAGATATTACCTGAAATAGTTGCACTAGAATCCCTTGCTTTCCTCTCCATCTCTAACAACAACTTAACCAATGCCACCGGGGCCTTTATGGTTCTAATGGGTTGCAAGAATCTCACCACTCTGGTCCTCACCAAGAGTTTTCTGTTGGAACCTTTGCCAAATGATGAAAGCCTAGCAGACCTAGATGGATTTCACAAACTCCAAGTTCTTGCTATGGGTGGTTGCAAGTTTACAGGTCAAGTGCCCACCTGGATAGCCAAGCTTAAAAGCCTTCAAGTCTTGGACCTGGCATTTAACCTTATAACAGGCTCTATTCCAGGTTGGTTGGGTAGTCTACCCAAGCTATTCTACATGGACTTGTCCAATAATCTTCTTACGGGAGGATTCCCTGAGGAGCTCTGCAGGATGCCATCTTTGACATCAAAAGAGGCCGATGATAAAGTGGaaa AAAGAAGTTATCTAGAGTTACCAGTTTCTGTGATGTCCAGAAATGGTACTAATCAGCAATACAATCACTTCTCTCAACTCCCCCCAACACTATATCTTGGTTGGAATAGCCTCAGTGGAAATATCCCTATTGAGATTGGCCAATTGAAGTTTCTTCATGAGTTGGATCTTAGCCATAATAACTTCTCTGGCAGCATCCCAGTTCAGATTTCGAATCTATCTAACCTAGAGAAATTGGATCTCTCCTATAACCATCTATCTGGTGCAATCCCTGCTTCCCTTACAGCTCTgaatttcctttctttcttcagTATTGCATACAATGATCTTCAGGGTTTTGTACCATCTGGAGGCCAGTTCAGTACTTTTACCATCTCCAGTTTTGAAGGAAATCCACGATTATGTGGCTATCAAACTGCACAGCAATCTTGCTCTCTAAGTCCTCCAAGCCCTCCTGTGTTTGCAGGTACTCAGAGATCTTCCAACAAGATTCTAAGTGCACTCATCTTTGGGATCACTTTCAGCATTTTCTTGGTTTAA